A part of Corynebacterium mustelae genomic DNA contains:
- a CDS encoding TrmH family RNA methyltransferase — MEKNDDLNHVPVCNTSDIRLVRVKETLRNRNLNPTLFVIDDEENIIQAARAGVELLGVFISSTARVSSEFFQEKSLANVDINQVEASDVREIFGSERLSRVFALAKWHDRPNLTSVFDRPGDIVVLDGVRLMGNIGAIVRNACAFGAAGVVLIESDIPDLVDRRLIRSSRGTVFSIPVVVANRAEIIEHARKNDIPFVVLDGGSEKDISEISRQDSQIAIVLGSEKTGPSAVMKDVATTSYRISINPAIESLNVSVAAAIALHERRR, encoded by the coding sequence GTGGAGAAAAATGATGATCTCAATCACGTACCAGTGTGCAACACCTCTGATATCCGCCTGGTGCGGGTAAAAGAAACGTTACGTAACCGCAACCTCAATCCCACATTATTCGTCATTGATGATGAAGAAAATATTATCCAGGCAGCGCGAGCGGGGGTCGAGCTGCTAGGTGTCTTCATTAGCTCCACCGCCCGTGTGTCCAGTGAGTTTTTCCAAGAAAAGTCACTAGCTAACGTCGATATAAATCAAGTGGAAGCTTCGGATGTACGCGAAATTTTTGGTTCAGAACGCTTGTCTCGAGTTTTTGCTCTAGCCAAATGGCATGATCGCCCGAACCTCACCTCCGTATTTGACCGGCCTGGCGACATTGTTGTCTTAGATGGCGTGCGCCTGATGGGCAATATCGGTGCCATCGTGCGAAATGCCTGTGCTTTTGGTGCTGCGGGAGTAGTTCTTATAGAAAGTGATATCCCAGACCTAGTTGATCGCCGGTTGATTCGGTCTAGCCGCGGAACCGTCTTTTCCATCCCCGTTGTTGTGGCAAACCGGGCGGAAATTATTGAGCACGCGCGGAAGAATGATATTCCCTTCGTGGTTCTTGATGGCGGATCGGAAAAAGATATTTCTGAGATAAGCAGACAAGACTCGCAGATTGCAATCGTTTTGGGGAGCGAAAAAACAGGGCCATCTGCGGTGATGAAAGACGTCGCCACCACGTCTTATCGCATCAGTATTAACCCTGCGATAGAGTCGCTGAACGTCTCGGTTGCAGCGGCTATAGCACTGCACGAGCGGCGGCGTTAA
- the rpsG gene encoding 30S ribosomal protein S7: protein MRKNRAPKRPIVNDPVYGSEVVTQLVNKVLKDGKKSVAERIVYGALEKCKEKTGTDPVLTLEKALGNIKPEFEVRSRRVGGATYQVPVEVRPARANTLALRWLVTFTRQRRENTMIERLANEILDAANGLGASVKRREDTHKMAEANRAFAHYRW from the coding sequence ATGCGTAAGAATAGAGCTCCAAAGCGCCCTATTGTTAACGACCCAGTATATGGTTCTGAGGTTGTTACCCAGCTGGTGAACAAAGTTCTCAAGGACGGTAAAAAGTCCGTCGCTGAGCGTATCGTTTACGGCGCCCTAGAGAAGTGCAAGGAAAAGACCGGTACCGATCCAGTTTTGACCCTGGAAAAGGCACTCGGCAACATCAAGCCTGAATTCGAGGTTCGTTCCCGTCGTGTCGGTGGTGCAACCTACCAGGTTCCAGTGGAGGTTCGCCCAGCTCGTGCAAATACCCTTGCTCTGCGTTGGTTGGTTACCTTCACCCGTCAGCGTCGTGAGAACACCATGATCGAGCGTCTCGCTAACGAGATTCTGGATGCTGCAAACGGTTTGGGTGCTTCCGTGAAGCGTCGTGAAGATACCCACAAGATGGCAGAAGCCAACCGCGCGTTCGCTCACTACCGCTGGTAA
- the tuf gene encoding elongation factor Tu gives MAKAKFERTKPHVNIGTIGHVDHGKTTTTAAITKVLADAYPDLNEAFAFDAIDKAPEEKERGITINISHVEYQTEKRHYAHVDAPGHADYIKNMITGAAQMDGAILVVAATDGPMPQTREHVLLARQVGVPYILVALNKCDSPDVDEEIIELVELELRELLAEQDYDEEAPIIQISALKALEGDPKWTQAILDLMQACDDSIPDPVRETDKPFLMPIEDIFTITGRGTVVTGRVERGSLNVNEDVEIIGIKEKSTTTTVTGIEMFRKLLDYTEAGDNCGLLLRGIKRDEVERGQVVVKPGAYTPHTEFEASVYVLSKDEGGRHTPFFDNYRPQFYFRTTDVTGVVKLPEGTEMVMPGDNVDMTVTLIQPVAMDEGLRFAIREGSRTVGAGRVTKILK, from the coding sequence GTGGCAAAGGCAAAGTTCGAGCGTACTAAGCCTCACGTAAACATCGGTACCATCGGTCACGTTGACCACGGTAAGACCACCACCACCGCTGCTATCACCAAGGTTCTGGCTGACGCATACCCAGACCTGAACGAAGCTTTCGCTTTCGACGCCATCGATAAGGCTCCGGAAGAAAAAGAGCGCGGTATCACTATTAACATCTCCCACGTGGAGTACCAGACCGAGAAGCGCCACTACGCACACGTTGACGCTCCAGGTCACGCCGACTACATCAAGAACATGATTACCGGTGCTGCTCAGATGGACGGCGCAATCCTCGTTGTTGCTGCCACCGACGGTCCTATGCCGCAGACCCGTGAGCACGTTCTGTTGGCTCGCCAGGTTGGTGTTCCTTACATCCTCGTTGCACTGAACAAGTGTGACTCCCCAGACGTTGATGAAGAAATCATCGAGCTGGTTGAGCTTGAGCTTCGTGAGCTGCTCGCTGAGCAGGATTACGACGAGGAAGCACCGATCATTCAGATCTCCGCTCTGAAGGCTCTCGAAGGCGATCCTAAGTGGACCCAGGCTATCCTCGACCTCATGCAGGCTTGCGATGACTCCATCCCAGATCCTGTTCGTGAGACCGACAAGCCATTCCTCATGCCTATCGAGGACATCTTCACCATCACCGGCCGTGGTACCGTTGTTACCGGTCGTGTTGAGCGCGGTTCCTTGAACGTTAACGAAGACGTTGAGATCATCGGTATCAAGGAAAAGTCCACCACCACCACCGTTACCGGTATCGAGATGTTCCGTAAGCTTCTCGACTACACCGAAGCTGGCGACAACTGTGGTCTGCTGCTTCGTGGTATCAAGCGTGACGAAGTTGAGCGCGGTCAGGTTGTTGTTAAGCCAGGCGCTTACACCCCTCACACCGAGTTCGAAGCTTCCGTTTACGTTCTGTCCAAGGATGAAGGTGGCCGCCACACCCCATTCTTCGACAACTACCGCCCACAGTTCTACTTCCGCACCACCGACGTTACCGGTGTTGTGAAGCTTCCTGAGGGCACCGAGATGGTTATGCCTGGCGACAACGTCGACATGACCGTTACCCTGATCCAGCCAGTTGCTATGGACGAAGGTCTGCGCTTCGCTATCCGCGAAGGCTCCCGTACCGTTGGTGCTGGTCGTGTGACCAAGATCCTGAAGTAA
- a CDS encoding ABC transporter family substrate-binding protein, giving the protein MKRNFRVSAVAALSVLALGLGACSNTGTDGSSSSEKGGAAVEIKLSGDYNPLERDQIKDGGELTLPLDEFSEQQNRFHGNATRMSTDLWKWYNPQVTLMDGDGTWHANPDYLVETKDEVVDGKLVLTWKIHPDAVFNDGTPIDWTAFETTWKMNNGSNEEVVPNGTDGYELIESVAKGANDKEVVITFQGTYPWWQGLFGYVLHPAVSDAKTFNEAYLNKLLPEWGAGPFTVDTYDAKNGTVTFVPNDKWWGDKPKLDKVHYRYMEDQAMINAFQAGEIDAAGVGNKDNLAKAKAMGDKIEIRGALQPANSLLTLNGQAPILSDIKVREAILTGFDRSQIAAIRFNGLDYEEKLPGSFTFYQTQEGYEDNLGQVLSYDPEKAKKLLDEAGWTEGSDGVREKDGEKLSLRYTVVGDSPLLKGMASATQKMLKDIGVEVKVEERPSSDFSKITTEKDFDLFPMGFSSSDPFGAAYFGQTWLSDSELNKSGTGTPELDEKIRALQKLPTAEEQIAEANKLEKEAFARFGIVPIYNGPQLVGVKKGLANFGAHSFATLPREDIGWAKDAS; this is encoded by the coding sequence ATGAAGCGAAATTTCCGTGTCAGCGCAGTAGCCGCATTGTCTGTCCTAGCGCTCGGCCTTGGTGCTTGTTCCAATACTGGTACCGATGGTTCCAGTTCTAGCGAAAAAGGCGGCGCAGCAGTTGAAATCAAACTAAGTGGTGATTACAACCCACTAGAGCGCGACCAGATCAAAGACGGCGGCGAGCTTACACTCCCCCTTGACGAATTCTCGGAACAGCAAAACCGTTTCCATGGTAATGCCACCCGGATGTCTACAGATTTGTGGAAGTGGTACAACCCGCAGGTAACACTGATGGATGGCGATGGCACTTGGCACGCCAATCCGGATTATCTAGTTGAAACCAAAGATGAAGTAGTTGACGGTAAGTTAGTTCTTACTTGGAAGATCCACCCAGACGCAGTTTTCAACGACGGTACCCCGATTGATTGGACGGCGTTTGAGACTACTTGGAAGATGAATAACGGTAGTAATGAAGAAGTTGTTCCTAACGGTACCGATGGCTATGAGTTAATTGAGTCCGTAGCTAAAGGTGCTAACGACAAAGAGGTTGTTATTACTTTCCAAGGAACCTATCCATGGTGGCAGGGACTATTCGGATACGTCCTACACCCAGCTGTTTCTGATGCTAAAACCTTCAACGAAGCGTACCTGAATAAATTATTGCCGGAATGGGGTGCGGGTCCCTTCACTGTAGACACCTATGATGCCAAGAACGGCACCGTAACCTTCGTCCCGAATGATAAGTGGTGGGGCGATAAGCCAAAACTGGATAAGGTTCATTACCGGTATATGGAAGACCAAGCAATGATTAATGCCTTCCAAGCCGGCGAAATTGATGCTGCAGGTGTTGGTAATAAGGACAACTTGGCTAAAGCTAAAGCTATGGGCGATAAAATCGAGATCCGTGGTGCATTGCAGCCAGCAAACTCGCTCCTTACATTAAACGGCCAGGCGCCTATTCTCTCTGACATTAAGGTTCGCGAAGCTATCTTGACGGGTTTTGATCGCTCTCAGATCGCGGCTATCCGTTTTAACGGATTGGATTACGAAGAAAAACTACCAGGATCCTTCACTTTCTATCAGACACAAGAAGGTTATGAGGACAACCTTGGTCAGGTACTCAGCTACGACCCTGAAAAAGCTAAAAAGCTCCTTGATGAAGCTGGTTGGACCGAAGGTTCTGATGGTGTTCGTGAGAAAGATGGCGAAAAGCTTTCGCTACGTTACACCGTTGTCGGAGATTCGCCGTTGCTAAAGGGAATGGCATCTGCTACTCAAAAAATGCTCAAGGATATTGGCGTTGAAGTGAAGGTAGAGGAACGACCAAGCTCCGATTTCTCTAAGATAACTACTGAAAAAGACTTTGACCTGTTCCCCATGGGCTTCTCTTCTTCCGATCCATTCGGCGCCGCATACTTTGGACAGACCTGGCTTTCTGATTCAGAGCTAAATAAATCGGGAACTGGCACGCCAGAGCTCGATGAAAAGATCCGGGCTCTTCAGAAACTTCCGACTGCTGAAGAGCAAATCGCTGAAGCTAATAAGTTGGAAAAAGAGGCTTTTGCTCGGTTCGGTATCGTACCGATTTACAATGGTCCACAATTGGTCGGTGTTAAGAAGGGTTTGGCGAACTTCGGTGCGCATTCTTTCGCAACCCTACCACGTGAAGACATCGGCTGGGCTAAAGACGCCAGCTAA
- a CDS encoding ABC transporter ATP-binding protein gives MTSLESTSTQPVLQVTDLNVSFPSEAGKVSAVRGVSFDLYPGRTLGIVGESGSGKSVTSMAIMGLLPQYANVSGSVKFNGDELIGKTDSQMSKIRGNGIGMIFQDPLSALTPVFDIGTQLVEAIQVHQKINKQQATKQAIELLDLVGIKEPDKRIRSFPHEFSGGMRQRVVIAIAIANNPRVLIADEPTTALDVTIQAQILDVIKIAQRETGAATIMITHDMGVVAGIADDVMVMYAGRPVEKADVYTLFGKPRMPYTVGLLGSTPRPDVPATEPLTPIVGNPPILVSLKDECQFAVRCPVATSTCTAKEPILAALADEPNHFAACVRSNEIHDGMINGEKMYKAPAMSTDVLAGIPRSERKVTLEVKNLKKEFPLIKGALIKRRVGTVHAVNGVSFDIREGECMSIVGESGCGKTTTLLEIMDLNPSDGVVVLNGQLASEMTSTQRRAARKDIQMVFQDPMSSLNPRLTVREVIAEPLQSLGYDGDIDHRVQELMKLVGLDSSQIDRFPGHFSGGQRQRIGLARALATNPSVIVLDEPVSALDVSIQAGVINLLDDLKRKLGLSYLFVAHDLSVVRHLSDRVAVMYKGEFVEEGTADEIFDNPQHEYTKKLLAAIPIPDPTASDRR, from the coding sequence ATGACCTCACTTGAATCAACTAGCACTCAACCAGTGCTACAAGTAACAGACCTTAACGTTTCTTTCCCCTCGGAAGCCGGAAAAGTCTCCGCGGTCCGCGGAGTAAGTTTTGACCTTTATCCTGGCCGCACCCTCGGCATCGTCGGCGAATCCGGATCTGGAAAATCGGTAACTTCGATGGCGATCATGGGTCTTTTACCCCAGTACGCTAATGTGTCTGGTTCAGTAAAGTTCAATGGCGACGAGCTAATCGGAAAAACCGATAGTCAGATGTCTAAAATCCGCGGTAATGGCATTGGAATGATCTTCCAGGATCCGCTGTCAGCGCTAACGCCAGTTTTTGATATCGGAACACAACTAGTTGAAGCTATTCAGGTTCATCAAAAAATCAACAAGCAACAAGCAACAAAACAAGCCATTGAATTACTTGATCTTGTGGGTATTAAAGAGCCAGACAAGCGAATTCGATCTTTCCCACACGAATTTTCTGGAGGTATGCGACAACGGGTAGTCATTGCGATAGCGATTGCTAATAACCCCCGTGTTTTGATCGCAGACGAACCGACCACAGCTTTGGATGTCACGATCCAAGCGCAAATCCTTGATGTCATTAAGATCGCTCAACGCGAAACAGGTGCTGCCACTATCATGATCACTCATGATATGGGTGTAGTTGCAGGTATCGCAGATGACGTAATGGTCATGTACGCTGGCCGTCCAGTCGAGAAAGCTGACGTTTATACCCTTTTTGGTAAGCCACGGATGCCCTATACCGTCGGATTATTAGGGTCAACACCTCGCCCTGATGTTCCTGCAACTGAACCACTGACCCCGATTGTGGGTAACCCTCCAATACTGGTTTCGCTAAAGGATGAATGCCAGTTCGCAGTCCGCTGTCCGGTAGCTACAAGCACATGCACCGCAAAGGAACCTATCCTTGCTGCTTTGGCCGATGAGCCTAACCACTTTGCTGCCTGTGTACGGTCGAACGAAATTCATGACGGAATGATAAATGGCGAAAAAATGTACAAGGCCCCAGCCATGAGCACTGATGTTTTAGCGGGCATACCACGATCCGAACGAAAAGTCACTCTTGAAGTTAAAAACTTAAAAAAAGAGTTTCCTCTGATAAAAGGGGCCCTGATTAAGCGCCGTGTAGGAACAGTGCATGCTGTTAACGGTGTTTCGTTTGATATTCGTGAAGGCGAGTGCATGTCAATTGTTGGTGAGTCTGGTTGTGGAAAGACCACCACGCTTCTCGAAATCATGGATCTGAATCCAAGCGACGGTGTTGTTGTTTTGAATGGCCAACTCGCATCTGAGATGACCTCTACTCAACGTCGGGCGGCCCGAAAAGACATCCAAATGGTGTTCCAGGATCCCATGAGCTCTCTGAACCCACGTCTTACTGTTCGTGAGGTCATAGCGGAGCCGCTTCAGTCCCTGGGATATGACGGCGATATTGACCACCGCGTTCAGGAGTTAATGAAACTGGTTGGACTTGATTCGTCTCAAATTGATCGTTTCCCAGGTCACTTCTCTGGCGGACAACGCCAACGCATTGGCTTAGCACGTGCATTGGCAACCAATCCGAGTGTCATCGTCCTTGATGAACCAGTATCAGCTCTTGATGTCTCAATTCAAGCTGGCGTTATAAATCTCTTAGATGATTTGAAGCGCAAACTAGGATTGTCCTATCTTTTTGTGGCTCATGATCTCTCTGTAGTTCGTCATTTATCGGATCGTGTTGCAGTTATGTACAAAGGGGAATTCGTGGAAGAAGGTACCGCTGACGAAATCTTCGATAACCCGCAACATGAGTACACCAAGAAATTATTAGCAGCGATCCCGATTCCCGACCCAACAGCTTCAGATCGACGCTAA
- the fusA gene encoding elongation factor G: MAHIDAGKTTTTERILFYTGINRKVGETHDGGATTDWMEQEKERGITITSAAVTCFWNGNQINIIDTPGHVDFTVEVERSLRVLDGAVAVFDGKEGVEPQSEQVWRQAAKYDVPRICFVNKMDKLGADFYYTVQTIIDRLGAKPLVLQLPIGAEDDFDGVVDLVNMRAITWRGKVETGAEPTIEEIPADLQDKAEEYREKLLEAVAESDEELMEKYFGGEELTIEEIKGAIRKMTVNSEIYPVLCGTAYRNKGVQPLLDAVIDYLPNPLDIGEVVGHAVGDDSTKVVRKPSVDEPFAALAFKIAVHPFFGKLTFVRVYSGIVEPGAQVSNSTKGKKERIGKLFQMHANKENPVDEARAGNIYAFIGLKDTTTGDTLCDANNPIILESMDFPDPVIKVSIEPKTKSDQEKLGLAIQKLAEEDPTFTVELDSESGQTVIGGMGELHLDVLVDRMKREFKVEANVGNPQVAYRETIRKPVEKIEYTHKKQTGGSGQFAKVIVSLEPYAPEPETLEEGESAIYKFESAVTGGRVPKEYIPSVDAGIQDAMQYGFLAGFPLVNIKATLLDGAYHEVDSSEMAFKLAGSQALKEGVAKAKPVLLEPVMAVEVITPEEYMGEVVGDINSRRGQVNAMDDRAGAKVVKAKVPLSEMFGYVGDLRSKTQGRANYTMIFDSYAEVPTNVAADIIAERTGS, from the coding sequence ATGGCCCACATCGATGCTGGTAAGACCACCACAACCGAGCGTATCCTCTTCTACACCGGTATCAACCGCAAGGTGGGCGAAACCCACGACGGCGGCGCAACCACCGACTGGATGGAGCAGGAAAAAGAGCGCGGTATCACCATTACCTCCGCTGCTGTTACCTGTTTCTGGAACGGCAACCAGATCAACATCATCGACACCCCAGGCCACGTTGACTTCACCGTTGAAGTTGAGCGTTCCCTGCGTGTTCTCGATGGCGCTGTTGCTGTGTTCGACGGTAAAGAAGGCGTTGAGCCACAGTCCGAGCAGGTCTGGCGTCAGGCTGCAAAATACGACGTTCCTCGTATCTGCTTCGTAAACAAGATGGACAAGCTCGGCGCTGATTTCTACTACACCGTGCAGACCATCATCGACCGCTTGGGCGCTAAGCCATTGGTTCTTCAGCTCCCTATCGGTGCTGAGGATGACTTCGACGGCGTTGTCGACCTGGTAAACATGCGTGCTATCACCTGGCGCGGCAAGGTCGAAACCGGTGCAGAACCAACCATCGAAGAAATCCCAGCCGACCTGCAAGACAAGGCCGAAGAGTACCGCGAGAAGCTGCTCGAAGCTGTTGCTGAGTCCGATGAAGAACTCATGGAGAAGTACTTCGGTGGCGAAGAACTGACCATCGAGGAGATCAAGGGCGCCATCCGCAAGATGACCGTGAACTCCGAAATCTACCCAGTGCTGTGCGGTACCGCTTACCGTAACAAGGGTGTTCAGCCGCTTCTCGACGCGGTTATCGACTACCTGCCAAACCCACTGGACATTGGTGAGGTTGTTGGACACGCAGTTGGTGACGATTCCACCAAGGTTGTTCGTAAGCCTTCCGTTGACGAGCCATTCGCGGCGCTTGCCTTCAAGATCGCCGTTCACCCATTCTTCGGTAAGCTCACCTTCGTTCGTGTGTACTCCGGTATCGTTGAGCCAGGTGCACAGGTTTCCAACTCCACCAAGGGTAAGAAAGAGCGCATCGGTAAGCTATTCCAGATGCACGCCAACAAGGAAAACCCGGTTGACGAGGCACGCGCTGGTAATATCTACGCGTTCATCGGTCTGAAGGACACCACCACCGGTGACACCCTCTGCGATGCAAACAACCCAATCATCCTCGAATCCATGGACTTCCCGGATCCGGTTATCAAGGTTTCCATCGAACCTAAGACCAAGTCCGACCAGGAGAAGCTGGGTCTGGCTATCCAGAAGCTGGCTGAAGAAGACCCAACCTTCACCGTTGAGCTTGACTCCGAGTCCGGTCAGACCGTTATCGGCGGTATGGGCGAGCTTCACCTCGACGTTCTGGTTGACCGCATGAAGCGCGAATTCAAGGTTGAGGCTAACGTTGGTAACCCACAGGTTGCTTACCGTGAAACCATCCGTAAGCCAGTTGAGAAGATCGAATACACCCACAAGAAGCAGACTGGTGGTTCCGGTCAGTTCGCGAAGGTTATCGTTTCTCTCGAGCCATACGCGCCAGAACCAGAGACCTTGGAAGAGGGCGAGTCCGCAATCTACAAGTTTGAAAGCGCTGTTACCGGTGGTCGTGTTCCAAAGGAATACATCCCATCCGTGGACGCTGGTATCCAAGACGCAATGCAGTACGGCTTCCTCGCTGGCTTCCCGCTGGTGAACATCAAGGCAACTCTGCTTGACGGCGCATACCACGAGGTTGACTCCTCTGAAATGGCCTTCAAACTTGCTGGTTCTCAGGCACTAAAGGAAGGCGTTGCTAAGGCAAAGCCAGTCCTGCTTGAGCCAGTGATGGCTGTTGAAGTCATTACTCCGGAAGAGTACATGGGTGAAGTCGTTGGTGACATCAACTCCCGCCGTGGACAGGTCAACGCTATGGATGACCGTGCCGGTGCCAAGGTTGTAAAAGCCAAGGTCCCACTATCTGAGATGTTCGGTTACGTTGGTGACCTGCGGTCTAAGACCCAGGGTCGCGCCAACTACACCATGATCTTCGACTCCTACGCTGAGGTTCCAACCAACGTTGCCGCAGATATCATTGCTGAGCGTACTGGTTCTTAA
- a CDS encoding DUF421 domain-containing protein has protein sequence MTTQLTIEPWRIPVVVMSGVGIYFAFLVSVRVFGSRILAKMTTFDAVVIVMFGAVAGRVIVGHPPTLAAGIIGLITLMVLEAVFGIARGVGPIRAALDGRPQVVVAHGEIIMKQIRKSHISRSDIKHAVRRAGIPNMKYVQLMILEPTGELSIFRTGEPVDPDLLKGVAGVEYLYP, from the coding sequence ATGACAACCCAATTGACCATTGAACCATGGCGGATCCCCGTGGTTGTTATGAGTGGGGTAGGAATCTACTTCGCCTTCTTGGTGTCGGTACGGGTATTTGGCTCCCGGATTTTAGCAAAAATGACCACCTTTGATGCGGTGGTCATTGTCATGTTCGGGGCAGTTGCTGGCCGAGTTATCGTCGGCCACCCGCCCACGCTAGCCGCAGGAATTATCGGTCTTATAACCCTAATGGTGCTGGAAGCTGTCTTTGGCATAGCACGTGGCGTCGGGCCAATTCGGGCGGCATTGGACGGTCGGCCCCAAGTAGTGGTCGCGCATGGGGAAATTATCATGAAACAGATCCGCAAAAGCCACATTTCCCGCTCTGACATCAAGCACGCGGTCCGCCGCGCGGGAATCCCCAACATGAAATATGTGCAGTTGATGATACTTGAACCAACCGGCGAGCTCTCCATCTTCCGGACCGGCGAACCCGTTGACCCTGACTTACTCAAAGGGGTCGCAGGCGTGGAGTATCTATATCCATAA